The sequence CCATTCATCGCCCAAAAAGTTGTTCCATCCTTCATCTAATATGAAGACCGCCTTTAAAGGTAGCTTTAAAGCTAGAGACATCTCGGTTGCCATTTGACCAGCAGCGTCCGCAGAAGGTGAGCCATCGGTAATTAATAGAATGTGACCGTTCATCGGAAACCTTCTTTCTCAATTAAAGAATTAAAACCAGAATCATCACAAGGGCAGCACCAAAAATAGCAACCAAATCTTCGTGTTTATCATTACTAAATAAGGATAATTGTTTTTCTTCTTTTTTCTCTGACATATCATTACCTCCTTTAGATTATTAGCCCTCAATAGGAACTATTATTAAAAGAGCCATAGAACAACCACTAATGAAAGTGCAGCCTTCAGGAAACCCGCTACAGAGCCGATAACCAGTGGAGTTCCTCCGGCTTTTCTCATTTCAGCAAAGGAGATTTGCAAGCCTAAGCCAGTAAGACCGATGGAGAAGAACCAGCTGTAAATGTCACGAAATGCTTTCAGATCTGGCGATACAGGATGAGTGGGACCAAAAGCACCGAAGGAAGTTAAGGTAACTGTTGCGATAAAACCAAGCACGAACAACGGAAATTTGCTAAAGAAGGTTTTCCCTGCGCTAGCTGCTGTTTCTACGGTTTTGTCATCAGACATACGAGCATAAAGAATCGTGATTAGCAGAACAACTAAAGGCAAGAACACAACACGGGTTAAGTTGTAGATTTCGCCTACTTTTAAGCTAATGGAAGGAACATCAGCGGTTCCGGGGTCAAAGGCCAGGGCCGCCGCTAATACTTGTCCAGAGTTTAAGATGCCGGTACCAGCCCACATTCCGAACTGCTCAGGGGTCAATCCCATTAAGTGTCCCAGGATTGGGAAGGTAAATAGACAAACGATTCCAAATGATAGAATTGTGGCGATTGAGTAGGCTATATCTTCCCCTCTGGCTTTTACTGCAGGAGCAACAGCGACGATGGCGGATACACCGCATACACCGGCGCCGGCAGCCAGACAAGCTGCAGAACCGGGATCCATATTGTATTTCTTACCGAGCCACATGGTGAAAATAATTGTTGAAAACATGAATGTTGCAATTAATAAGATCGAAGTTGAACCCAACGTAGCTAATTCGGCTAAACTATAAAGTGATCCCAGTAGAATAACACCCATTTTAATGAATATACGGGATGTTTTCACACCCGCCTGAGCCCAAGAAGGAATTCCGATAGTATTTCGAATCACCATTCCAATGATAATTACAATAATAACGTGGTTAATCTTCAGTACATCTCCTAAGAATTTGGAGTTAGTTTTAATCCATCCTTCTAGACCAGCCCACTCACCACCTAAAGTTTTTGTCCCCATGGCTAACAAAGCAATAACAAACATAAATAAAAGTCCGGGTAAAACTTTAATCCATTTACTAGCTGTGCTTTCGTTCACAAAAAATACCTCCTTTAAAAATTGACACTTCTTTTCTTATTCTTGTCTAAATAACTTTACTTTACAGCACCTACTTTCAATTTTGGTTTGATTAGTGTCACCAGATTCCATTGCAATCCTTATACCAATATTTCATAAGATCTATTAAAATATTCTATAATTAGTCCCTATCCGTAAGGATATTTCTTTGGTTAAATAGGGGTTTTAGGTTGTTTTTCCGGTATTAATTCCCTTTAAAGCTTGAACCTTGGATTAATAAGCCAATTTCAGAGGACTTCTACAGTCTGTAGAAATAAGTACTTTCTATGGATAAATTGTTTAAAAAGAAAACAAAGGATCGAAGGCCATTGTTATAAGCAATAATATTATTGTATTTCTATCCATACGATTGCCATCTATTAATTTTTTGCTGACATTGCTTATAGCCTCAACATGACATAA comes from Desulfosporosinus meridiei DSM 13257 and encodes:
- a CDS encoding YeiH family protein, translating into MNESTASKWIKVLPGLLFMFVIALLAMGTKTLGGEWAGLEGWIKTNSKFLGDVLKINHVIIVIIIGMVIRNTIGIPSWAQAGVKTSRIFIKMGVILLGSLYSLAELATLGSTSILLIATFMFSTIIFTMWLGKKYNMDPGSAACLAAGAGVCGVSAIVAVAPAVKARGEDIAYSIATILSFGIVCLFTFPILGHLMGLTPEQFGMWAGTGILNSGQVLAAALAFDPGTADVPSISLKVGEIYNLTRVVFLPLVVLLITILYARMSDDKTVETAASAGKTFFSKFPLFVLGFIATVTLTSFGAFGPTHPVSPDLKAFRDIYSWFFSIGLTGLGLQISFAEMRKAGGTPLVIGSVAGFLKAALSLVVVLWLF